Sequence from the Argentina anserina chromosome 7, drPotAnse1.1, whole genome shotgun sequence genome:
TGTGTTTGACGCAGCTGTGACTTATAAGATAAGCTGACTTATACTTATTTATGAGAATAAGTTACTGATAAGTTAAGTAGCtgactgtttggtaaactgactTATTATAAGTGACTTTTAACGGCATAAGCTTTCCAGAGTATTTGATAAACTTAAGCTAACTTATGCTTTGTATTCGTATAATGACAATTTTAGACATCAAATgatttcaagtttttttttttccaagaaTACATTTtctctcttgtttctttgcaaatacaatataacttttttattttctcttttttctatCACTTCCCCTTATTAGtattttaacttttattttcttattgacTTCAAGTAACATTAATAAATAGATATTCTATGTTTTCTGATATTTAATAACAAAATACATTTTTCATTGACACAAATAATGTTGAAAATatcttaacacattcaaccAATCTCAAAACCAAATAACAAACATTTTTCATTTGCATCAAGTAATTTCAGGCTAAACACACTCATCAAACTTTGAGTAATCTCATTTATTATTGCTTCCATTTCTTGTGCATCATGACCACGCTCATTCTCCTCTACATATAAATCCATCCCCATCTCATCATCTGGTATGTTAATCATTTTGCATCTCTAACCCTTCCGACTTCATTTTTGTGTGACTTTGACTGGATACTCATGATAAATCTGTAGGAGTGCTTTGTTCCTTGTTGTCAATTCCAAACGCAGAACTTCATGAACAAAGCAAACATACATTAGTCAATAAATCAACCTATTGATCCctcatttctatttttgtgACTTTGACTGGATACTCATGATAAATCTGTAGGAGTGCTTTGTTCCTTGTTGTCAATTTTAAAAGCAGAACTACATGAACAAAGCAAACATACATTAGACAGTGTCTTCAAACTATACAGTTCTGCATCTTTGGATTTCCAGTTAGAAGTTTTCCAAGTATAGCCATATTCAAATTTTAACATCAGTTGATGCAGAAAGAACTCAAAAGGTATTgaaatgtgaaaaaaaaaaacagtataAGGTTGGATGTAAAAGCTAACATCTTATTATGTGATGACAATACTAACATCTCAGTATGTAAAATTCCTTCCCTTGATGTTACTAAGTTCCTTATATTAACCAGGAACACAATCATAAACATATAGCTGAAATAAAAAACCTGAGAGCAAGAAAGTCCAAAACCAACATAAGAGGCTTCACTGAGTTTCACTTCAAAGGTTGGCTTATAACTTATAAGAAGAAaacatacttttttttttgtaaaatcgtccattttttttctcttttctccaACAACTCAgatcaaacataaataaaaaaagagactTTTGGCTGTCAATGTCTCAATGCCTTCGAGGACTAAACACAATCTAATCAAAACTAGGATAGTAACAAAGACAAGTTCAGAACAGATTGATGAACATGAAGTGTGCCAAAATCATTCACCAATTATAAACCAGCAGCAAAAGAAAGAgctgtaaatatatatatacatatatatatatagcataacaagagagaaaataaaagtatCAAATACTCCCAAGCATTTTTAGTCGTaagttgttaaaaaaaaaacacaagaaatAAACCTGAATTGAGGATGACCTCTTTAGCCCTTTGCACCTCCTGTTGTTGGTCGGAACTGGCATCAATTGACATTTGTTCAGGTCCAGGGTCCACATTCCCCCTTGGCACCTCAAAGTCATCCCCATTACTTAGCTCTCGTTCCATGTAAAACCTAAAGGCCAAATGGATAAACGGAGGATCCAGCAGCATTAATTTGAAGTCCTTGACAGTCCCCACCTTGAAGCTTAAAGACTTCGCAGCATGCTCAATCTTGGCCATAATAGCCGTTGCCGAGCACTTGGAGGTGAACATGGTCCCCGCCTTTCTCTCGCTCTCAAACAAATTAGACAAATCAAATCCAGAAGACATGGATGAGATGAACTGGAAGGCGTTGAAGAAGTTGGGCGACGACGACTTGTCGTTAGTGGCAGCAGGAGCAGTAGAACCAAACTCATCGTCGGACTTATTAGAAGAAGCAGGGGCCTAAAAGACAAGGGGCTGCGTGTACCCTTTCCGGAACCAAGGCACGCGCATGATTGCAGGGATGGTTATTCGGCGCTCAGGATCAGAGACTAACAACTTGGAGACGAGTCGCTTTGCTTATGTTGAAAACCACGGCGGGCATTCGAACTCTGCTTTGAAAAACCTTCATGTACATCTTCATCAGGTTCTCGTCTTGAAAAGGAAGGAACCCGGCCAGCAACACGAACAGAATGACTCCGCAGGACCATATATCAGCTCTGGAACCATCGTAGCCTTTCTTCCTAAGCACCTCGGCCGCCCCACGTAAGCAGGGGTGCCACACAATTCTCTACTCTCCTTTTCTCACCTTATCCAAAGCCCCAATCTTCACACCTAAATTCATTCACCTCCCCAATCTTCACACACCTA
This genomic interval carries:
- the LOC126802397 gene encoding uncharacterized protein LOC126802397 isoform X2 codes for the protein MSSGFDLSNLFESERKAGTMFTSKCSATAIMAKIEHAAKSLSFKVGTVKDFKLMLLDPPFIHLAFRFYMERELSNGDDFEVPRGNVDPGPEQMSIDASSDQQQEVQRAKEVILNSVLRLELTTRNKALLQIYHEYPVKVTQK
- the LOC126802397 gene encoding uncharacterized protein LOC126802397 isoform X1, whose protein sequence is MSSGFDLSNLFESERKAGTMFTSKCSATAIMAKIEHAAKSLSFKVGTVKDFKLMLLDPPFIHLAFRFYMERELSNGDDFEVPRGNVDPGPEQMSIDASSDQQQEVQRAKEVILNSVLLLKLTTRNKALLQIYHEYPVKVTKIEMRDQ